Proteins from one Muntiacus reevesi chromosome X, mMunRee1.1, whole genome shotgun sequence genomic window:
- the SLC6A8 gene encoding sodium- and chloride-dependent creatine transporter 1 produces MANKSTENGIYSVSGEEKKGPLIAPRPDGAPAKGDGPATLGAPGSLLAVPPRETWTRQMDFIMSCVGFAVGLGNVWRFPYLCYKNGGGVFLIPYVLIALIGGIPIFFLEISLGQFMKAGSINVWNICPLFKGLGYASMVIVFYCNTYYIMVLAWGFYYLVKSFTTTLPWATCGHTWNTPDCVEIFRHEDCANATMANLTCDQLADRRSPVIEFWENKVLRLSGGLEVPGALNWEVTLCLLTCWVLVYFCVWKGVKSTGKIVYFTATFPYVVLVVLLVRGVLLPGALDGIIYYLKPDWSKLASPQVWIDAGTQIFFSYAIGLGALTALGSYNRFNNNCYKDAIILALINSGTSFFAGFVVFSILGFMATEQGVHISKVAESGPGLAFIAYPRAVTLMPVAPLWAALFFFMLLLLGLDSQFVGVEGFITGLLDLLPASYYFRFQREISVALCCTLCFVIDLSMVTDGGMYVFQLFDYYSASGTTLLWQAFWECVVVAWVYGADRFMDDVACMIGYRPCPWMKWCWSFFTPLVCMGIFIFNMVYHEPLVYNNTYVYPWWGEAVGWAFALSSMLCVPLHLLGCLLRAKGTVAERWQHLTQPIWGLHHLEYRAQDSDVRGLTTLTPVSESSKVVVVESVM; encoded by the exons ATGGCCAACAAGAGCACGGAGAACGGCATCTACAGCGTGTCCGGCGAGGAGAAGAAGGGCCCCCTGATCGCGCCCAGGCCCGACGGAGCCCCGGCCAAGGGCGACGGTCCTGCGACCCTGGGGGCGCCCGGCAGCCTCCTGGCCGTTCCGCCGCGCGAGACCTGGACGCGCCAGATGGACTTCATCATGTCGTGCGTGGGCTTCGCCGTGGGCCTGGGCAACGTGTGGCGCTTCCCCTACCTGTGCTACAAGAACGGCGGAG GTGTGTTCCTTATTCCCTATGTTCTGATCGCCCTGATCGGAGGAATCCCTATCTTCTTCTTGGAGATCTCGCTGGGCCAGTTCATGAAGGCCGGTAGCATCAACGTCTGGAATATCTGCCCCCTGTTCAAAG GCCTGGGCTACGCCTCCATGGTGATCGTCTTCTACTGCAACACCTATTACATCATGGTGCTGGCCTGGGGCTTCTATTATCTGGTGAAGTCCTTTACTACCACGCTGCCCTGGGCCACATGTGGCCACACGTGGAACACTCCTGATTGCGTGGAGATCTTCCGCCACGAAGACTGTGCCAATGCCACCATGGCCAACCTCACATGTGACCAGCTTGCCGACCGCCGGTCCCCGGTCATCGAGTTCTGGGA GAACAAAGTCTTGCGGCTCTCCGGAGGGCTGGAGGTGCCAGGGGCCCTCAACTGGGAGGTGACCCTGTGTCTGCTGACCTGCTGGGTGCTGGTCTACTTCTGTGTCTGGAAGGGGGTCAAGTCAACAGGCAAG ATCGTGTATTTCACCGCTACATTCCCCTATGTGGTCCTCGTTGTGCTGCTGGTGCGCGGAGTGCTGCTACCTGGCgctttggatggcatcatctactatCTCAAGCCTGACTGGTCAAAGCTGGCATCCCCTCAG GTATGGATCGACGCAGGGACACAGATCTTCTTCTCTTACGCCATCGGCTTGGGGGCCCTCACCGCCCTGGGCAGCTACAATCGCTTCAACAACAACTGCTACAA GGACGCCATCATACTCGCCCTCATCAACAGCGGGACCAGCTTCTTTGCAGGCTTCGTGGTGTTCTCCATCCTGGGTTTCATGGCCACAGAACAGGGCGTGCACATCTCCAAGGTAGCAGAATCAG GGCCTGGCCTGGCTTTCATCGCCTATCCACGGGCCGTCACGCTGATGCCCGTGGCCCCGCTCTGGGCAGCCCTGTTTTTCTTTATGCTGTTGCTGCTTGGTCTCGACAGCCAG TTTGTAGGTGTCGAAGGCTTCATCACCGGCCTGTTGGACCTCCTCCCGGCCTCCTACTACTTCCGGTTCCAAAGGGAGATTTCCGTGGCCCTCTGCTGCACCCTCTGCTTTGTCATCGACCTCTCCATGGTGACCGAT GGCGGGATGTATGTCTTCCAGCTATTTGACTACTACTCGGCCAGCGGTACCACGCTGCTCTGGCAGGCCTTCTGGGAGTGTGTGGTGGTCGCCTGGGTGTACG GAGCTGATCGCTTCATGGACGACGTGGCCTGCATGATCGGGTACCGACCTTGCCCCTGGATGAAATGGTGCTGGTCTTTCTTCACCCCACTTGTGTGCATG GGCATCTTCATCTTCAACATGGTCTACCACGAGCCGCTGGTCTACAACAACACCTATGTGTACCCATGGTGGGGCGAGGCCGTGGGCTGGGCCTTTGCGCTTTCCTCCATGCTGTGTGTGCCCCTCCACCTCCTGGGCTGCCTCCTCAGGGCCAAGGGGACTGTGGCTGAG CGCTGGCAGCACCTGACGCAGCCCATCTGGGGCCTCCACCACCTGGAATACAGAGCTCAAGACTCGGATGTCAGGGGCCTGACCACCCTGACCCCAGTGTCTGAGAGCagcaaggtggtggtggtggagagtGTCATGTGA